In Pleurocapsa sp. PCC 7319, the following are encoded in one genomic region:
- a CDS encoding ABA4-like family protein: MTPALLFDIANTYVLPFWTVMILFPNWGVTKKVMGSYLIFLPLIGLYIYYLVATVDPESAAALANPQLADIARFFSQEGAAGAGWVHFLVMDLFVGRWIYWQGQEKQIWTIHSLIFCLFFGPVGLLSHIITAAIFNRNNNLAETTTDTAVS; encoded by the coding sequence ATGACTCCTGCTCTACTATTTGATATTGCTAATACATATGTTTTGCCTTTTTGGACGGTTATGATTTTATTCCCAAATTGGGGCGTTACCAAAAAAGTCATGGGGTCTTACTTGATTTTTTTACCTTTAATTGGTTTATATATTTATTATTTAGTAGCTACAGTTGACCCAGAATCGGCTGCTGCTTTAGCCAATCCTCAATTAGCAGATATTGCTCGTTTTTTCTCTCAGGAGGGTGCTGCTGGTGCTGGCTGGGTTCACTTTTTAGTCATGGATTTATTTGTAGGAAGATGGATTTATTGGCAAGGACAAGAAAAGCAAATTTGGACAATTCATTCTTTAATCTTCTGTCTATTTTTTGGTCCTGTGGGCTTACTTTCCCATATTATTACTGCCGCTATTTTTAACCGAAATAATAATTTGGCAGAAACTACTACCGATACTGCTGTTTCCTAG
- a CDS encoding YdcF family protein has product MFFSLQPRDESKLIIVNPVSKLRLLLLFSAVAATLCVGFKPINNSVTTTPEALLVLGGHEEREHFAAKLAQQYPQLPIWISSGSPQDYAQRIFTKAGISRDRLHLDYRASDTVTNFTTLVDQLKAEGIDSVYLITSENHMTRAKVIGDIVFGSRGIDFQPIAVPSDNPPEPIEKCWRDGARSIFWLLTGHTGAILVKYGGKGLKFL; this is encoded by the coding sequence ATGTTTTTTAGTCTTCAACCCAGAGATGAATCGAAATTAATTATTGTTAATCCTGTTAGCAAACTCAGACTGTTGTTGTTGTTTTCTGCTGTCGCTGCAACTCTCTGTGTAGGATTTAAACCGATCAATAATTCTGTTACTACTACTCCCGAAGCTTTACTTGTCCTTGGCGGACACGAGGAACGAGAGCATTTTGCTGCCAAGTTAGCACAACAATATCCCCAGTTGCCAATTTGGATTTCTTCTGGTAGCCCTCAAGACTATGCCCAAAGAATTTTTACTAAAGCTGGAATATCTCGCGATCGCCTACACCTAGATTATCGTGCCAGTGATACTGTAACTAACTTCACTACCTTAGTCGATCAACTCAAAGCTGAGGGTATTGATAGCGTTTACCTAATTACTTCCGAAAATCACATGACAAGAGCCAAAGTAATTGGTGATATTGTCTTTGGTAGTCGTGGAATTGATTTTCAACCCATTGCCGTTCCTTCAGATAATCCCCCAGAACCTATTGAAAAGTGCTGGCGTGATGGCGCAAGATCGATTTTTTGGTTGTTGACAGGTCATACAGGTGCGATTCTAGTAAAATACGGCGGAAAAGGTCTTAAATTTCTTTAG
- the aspS gene encoding aspartate--tRNA ligase, whose product MRTNYCGELRTEHIDQTVTIYGWVDRRRDHGGVIFIDLRDRTGTVQIVSDPQRTPQSYSDAESLRSEYVVKAVGKVSQRPPESLNDKLPTGQVEIYAESIEVLNAVSKQLPFQVSTADTEPVGEKLRLQHRYLDLRRDRMAKNLQLRHQVVKAMRRFLEDTENFIEIETPILTRSTPEGARDYLVPSRVNPGNWYALPQSPQLFKQLLMVSGCDRYYQIARCFRDEDLRADRQPEFTQLDMEMSFLSQDEIIELNETLICHIFKTVKDMEIPRPFPRITYAKSMERYGTDRPDTRFEMELVDVSDIVKNSGFKVFSGAIANGGQVKVLPIPNGNDSISNVRIKPKGDIFNEAVAAGAKGIAYIRVRENNEIDTIGAIKDNLSEEQKQELLRRTGAKPGHLLLFGAGDTATVNKSLDRLRLFIAQEMGLIDNEQINLIWVTEFPMFEWNAEEKRYEALHHPFTAPYPEDIDDLTTARAQAYDLVYNGIEIGGGSLRIYQKEIQEQVFQAIGLSTEEADNKFGFLLEAFEYGTPPHGGIAYGLDRLVMLMAGEESIRDVIAFPKTQQASCLLTDAPAMVDSKQLKELEVVSTYKPKKDQC is encoded by the coding sequence ATGAGAACTAACTACTGTGGCGAATTACGAACCGAACACATAGACCAAACCGTTACTATCTATGGCTGGGTTGATCGCCGTCGCGATCATGGCGGCGTGATTTTTATTGACTTGCGCGATCGCACAGGAACAGTCCAAATTGTCAGCGATCCTCAACGTACGCCTCAATCATACAGTGATGCTGAATCTTTGCGTAGTGAATATGTGGTTAAAGCAGTAGGAAAAGTAAGCCAGCGTCCTCCTGAATCTCTCAACGATAAGTTACCTACAGGTCAGGTGGAAATTTATGCCGAATCGATTGAAGTGCTAAACGCAGTAAGTAAACAACTCCCGTTCCAAGTTTCTACCGCTGATACAGAGCCTGTAGGGGAAAAACTCCGCCTGCAACATCGTTATCTTGACCTCAGACGCGATCGCATGGCAAAAAACCTTCAATTGCGTCATCAGGTAGTTAAGGCAATGCGCCGTTTTCTGGAAGATACAGAAAACTTTATTGAGATTGAAACTCCAATTTTGACTCGCTCTACCCCTGAAGGAGCAAGGGATTATCTGGTACCTTCCCGTGTTAATCCCGGTAATTGGTATGCTTTACCCCAATCTCCTCAATTATTTAAACAGCTATTGATGGTTTCAGGATGCGATCGCTACTATCAAATTGCCCGTTGCTTTCGTGATGAAGACTTACGCGCCGACAGACAGCCAGAATTTACCCAGCTAGATATGGAGATGAGCTTTCTATCTCAAGATGAGATTATCGAACTCAATGAGACTTTGATCTGTCATATTTTTAAAACTGTTAAAGATATGGAAATTCCTCGTCCCTTTCCCCGTATTACCTATGCTAAGTCGATGGAACGCTATGGAACAGATCGACCAGATACCCGCTTTGAGATGGAATTGGTAGATGTTTCAGATATCGTGAAAAATTCTGGGTTTAAAGTTTTCTCCGGAGCGATCGCCAATGGCGGGCAAGTCAAAGTTCTGCCGATCCCCAACGGCAATGATAGTATTTCCAATGTTCGCATTAAACCCAAGGGCGATATTTTTAATGAAGCTGTAGCCGCAGGAGCCAAGGGAATTGCTTACATTCGGGTTAGAGAAAATAACGAAATCGATACCATTGGGGCAATTAAAGACAATTTGAGCGAGGAGCAGAAACAAGAGCTTTTAAGACGAACTGGGGCTAAACCAGGGCATCTGCTGCTATTTGGTGCTGGAGACACTGCCACTGTCAATAAATCTTTAGACCGCCTTCGTTTATTTATTGCTCAAGAAATGGGGTTAATCGATAACGAGCAAATTAACTTAATCTGGGTAACTGAATTTCCTATGTTTGAGTGGAATGCTGAAGAAAAACGCTATGAGGCATTGCACCATCCCTTTACGGCCCCTTATCCCGAAGATATTGATGATTTAACTACCGCTAGAGCCCAAGCTTATGACTTAGTTTATAACGGCATCGAAATTGGCGGTGGGAGCTTAAGGATTTATCAGAAAGAGATTCAAGAACAAGTCTTTCAAGCGATCGGCTTATCGACTGAAGAAGCTGACAATAAATTTGGTTTTCTGCTAGAAGCATTTGAATACGGAACCCCACCCCATGGTGGAATTGCTTATGGTTTGGATCGCCTAGTGATGTTAATGGCGGGAGAAGAATCAATTCGAGATGTCATCGCCTTCCCGAAAACACAGCAAGCTAGTTGTTTACTGACAGATGCCCCTGCTATGGTAGATTCTAAGCAGTTAAAAGAATTAGAAGTGGTTTCTACTTACAAACCCAAAAAAGATCAATGTTAA
- a CDS encoding DUF3727 domain-containing protein, with amino-acid sequence MSSSQFNQDEQYDEETLTIVDENGRSLPCYIEQSLEIDSMTYLLLIPVDIPVVIMTIDNDSEDEVEAAMLDDDAEIAEIFSNAKAVLAEQNLFLHHTAYTLTATGELPPIEEDQILTLDADDEDADSEELQSLSYFFHANQKYGIYTPLTPLLFFARYDLENRLELVSPDQENLLPILEELLSEE; translated from the coding sequence ATGTCGTCATCTCAGTTTAATCAGGATGAACAATATGATGAAGAAACTTTGACGATCGTCGATGAGAACGGGCGATCGCTTCCTTGTTATATTGAGCAGTCTCTAGAAATTGATAGCATGACCTATCTGCTTTTGATACCAGTGGATATCCCTGTGGTAATAATGACCATTGATAATGACAGTGAAGATGAAGTAGAAGCAGCAATGTTAGATGATGATGCAGAGATTGCTGAAATTTTTAGCAATGCCAAAGCAGTTTTGGCGGAACAAAATCTTTTTCTCCACCACACAGCCTATACCTTAACTGCTACAGGAGAACTACCTCCCATTGAAGAGGATCAAATTCTAACACTAGATGCTGATGATGAAGATGCTGACTCCGAAGAGTTACAATCTCTATCTTACTTTTTTCACGCCAACCAAAAATACGGTATTTATACTCCTTTAACCCCTCTGTTATTCTTTGCACGATATGACTTAGAAAATCGCTTAGAATTAGTTTCTCCAGATCAAGAAAATTTACTGCCAATTTTAGAAGAATTATTATCGGAAGAATAA